Within the Burkholderia ubonensis genome, the region CATCATAGCAAAGGACGATTCATGGAAGATAGCAAGAAAGGCTCCGGGCTGACTGCAGAGAAGAGCAAGGCGCTGGCCGCCGCGCTCGCGCAGATCGAGAAGCAGTTCGGCAAAGGGTCGATCATGCGCATGGGCGACGGTGAAGCCACCCCACCGAGGACATCCAGGTCGTGTCCACGGGCTCGCTGGGCCTCGACATCGCGCTCGGCGTCGGCGGCCTGCCGCGCGGCCGGGTGGTCGAAATCTACGGTCCGGAATCGTCCGGCAAGACCACGCTCACGCTGCAGGTGATCGCGGAGCTGCAGAAGCTCGGCGGCACCGCGGCGTTCATCGACGCCGAACACGCGCTCGACGTCCAGTACGCGTCGAAGCTCGGCGTGAACGTGCCGGAGCTGCTGATCTCGCAGCCGGACACCGGCGAGCAGGCGCTGGAAATCACCGATGCGCTGGTGCGCTCGGGCTCGATCGACATGATCGTCATCGACTCGGTTGCGGCGCTCGTGCCGAAGGCCGAAATCGAAGGCGAGATGGGCGATTCGCTGCCGGGCCTGCAGGCGCGCCTGATGTCGCAGGCGCTGCGCAAGCTGACCGGCACGATCAAGCGCACGAACTGCCTCGTGATCTTCATCAACCAGATCCGGATGAAGATCGGCGTGATGTTCGGCAACCCGGAAACCACGACGGGCGGCAACGCGCTGAAGTTCTATTCGTCGGTGCGTCTCGACATCCGCCGGATCGGCTCGATCAAGAAGAACGACGAGGTGATCGGCAACGAAACCCGCGTGAAGGTCGTGAAGAACAAGGTGTCGCCGCCGTTCCGCGAAGCGATCTTCGACATCCTGTACGGCGAGGGCATCTCGCGTCAGGGCGAGATCATCGACCTCGGCGTGCAGGCGAAGATCGTCGACAAGGCGGGCGCCTGGTACAGCTACAACGGCGAGAAGATCGGTCAGGGCAAGGACAACGCGCGTGAATTCCTGCGCGAGAATCCGGAAATCGCTCGCGAGATCGAGAACCGCATTCGCGAATCGCTCGGCGTCGCCGCGATGCCCGATGGCGCAGCTGGCAACGAAGCCGAGGCGATGGACGAAGAAGAGTGATGGCAGGGCGCCGAGGGCAGGCCGGCGAACCGGAAGCGAGCGACACGTCCGACGTGACGGGGCGCTCCGGCCGGCGAGCCGCATCCTCGGGCACCGACCGGCGCAGCGCGGGCAGTCGTGCCGCGCATCGCACCGAAACGAGGGCATCCGACGATGCCCTCGTTTCATTTGAGGTGACCGCGCCGGACGATCCGTTCGAACACGACGAATCGTTCGATGCGCACGACCGGTCGCGTCGGCGCGTGTCGGGTATCGGCATCCTCGGCGCGCGCGCGGCCGATGCCGCGGCGCCGGTCACGGAAGATGTCTACACGCGCAGCAGTCAGCATCCGCGCCGCACGCGTCGCGCGTCCGGCGGTGCTGCCGGCGAGCCTTCCGCCACTGCCGAGCGCAAATCGTCGAAGCCGCCGCGCTCGCTGAAGGGCCGCGCGCTCGGCTACCTGTCCCGGCGCGAGTACAGCCGCGCCGAACTGGCGCGCAAGCTCGCGCCTTATGCCGGCGAAGACGAATCCGTCGAGCCGGTGCTGGATGCGCTGGAGCAGGAAGGCTGGCTGTCCGACGCGCGTTTCGCCGAAAGCCTCGTGCATCGCCGCGCGTCGCGGGTCGGCGCCGCGCGGATCGTCAACGAGCTGAAGCGACATGCGGTCGGCGACACCCTCGTCGAGGAGGTGGGCGCGCAGCTTCGAGAGACGGAATGGGCGCGCGCGCAGGCGGTCTGGCGCAAGAAATTCGGTGCACTGCCGCAAACGCCCGCCGAGCGCGCGAAGCAGGCGCGCTTCCTGGCGGCGCGCGGCTTCTCGAGCGCGACCATCGTGAAGTTGCTGAAGTGCGGCGACGAAATGTTCGGCGACGACTGATCGCCGAAGTCGCGCGCGGCGCGCGATTTTGCTGCATTGCAACCGCTTCCTGACAGGCGGGAATACCCGCCGTCACGTCGGCCTGTCTCAAATACCCGATATGGTAAAATCCGCCGGTTTTCCTCTTCGGCCTCAACCTCCAGCATGCCGCTATCCGAGCCCGTGCCCCGTCAGTTGCGACATCGACGCGCAATCCGAGCGGAAGCGTACGAGCGCGGCGACGGCTTGTGGGACATCGAAGCCTGCCTGACCGATCACAAGCCGCGCGACGTCGCGCTTGCGTCGGGCATCCGGCCCCAGGGCCTGCCGATCCACGAACTCTGGCTGCGCGTGACCATCGATCGAGACCTCAATGTCGTCGACGCCGAAGCGTCTTCGGAATGGGTGCCGTATCCCGGTCACTGTCAATCCGCCGCTCCCGCCTATCGGGCCCTCGTCGGGCTCAATCTCTTCCGCAATTTCCGCCGCAATGCGAACCGGCTGCTGGCCGGCGTCGCGGGCTGCTCCCACCTCACCGAGCTGTGCGCCGTGCTGCCGACGGCGGCGATCCAGGCGTTCGCCGGTGACGTGTGGAACGTGCGCGAGGAGGGCGGCGAAGCGCCGGATCACGACGGCGCGCACGACGACGCACCGTTCCAGCTTGGCCGCTGCCGTGCGCTGCGGTTCGACGGCGAGGTCGTGCGGCAGTACTACCCGCGCTGGTATGGCGCGAGCCGGCCGGAAGGCGGCACGAAGGAATGAACGGAAATCATTCGAAGAAGCGTCCTGAACGACTTTTCATCCAACTCTCAGACTGAAGGGAATCACGCATGAAGATTCACGAGTACCAGGGTAAGGAAATCCTGCGGAAATTCGGAGTCGCGGTACCGCGCGGCAAGCCGGCGTTCTCGGTTGACGAAGCCGTCAAGGTGGCGGAAGAGCTCGGCGGCCCGGTATGGGTCGTCAAGGCTCAGATTCACGCGGGCGGCCGCGGCAAGGGCGGCGGCGTGAAGGTGGCGAAGTCGATCGAGCAGGTTCGCGAATACGCGAACCAGATCCTCGGCATGCAGCTCGTCACGCACCAGACCGGTCCGGAAGGCCAGAAGGTCAACCGTCTGATGATCGAGGAAGGCGCCGACATCAAGCAGGAACTGTACGTCAGCCTCGTCGTCGATCGCATCTCGCAAAAGATCGTTCTGATGGGTTCGAGCGAAGGCGGCATGGACATCGAGGAAGTCGCCGAAAAGCACCCGGAACTGATCCACAAGGTCATCGTCGAGCCGTCGACGGGCCTGCTCGACGCGCAGGCAGACGACCTCGCCGCGAAGATCGGCGTGCCGGCTGCTTCGATTCCGCAAGCACGCGCGATCCTGCAAGGCCTGTACAAGGCATTCTGGGAAACCGACGCGTCGCTGGCTGAAATCAACCCGCTGAACGTCTCCGGCGACGGCAAGGTCATCGCACTCGACGCGAAGTTCAACTTCGACTCGAACGCGCTGTTCCGCCACCCGGAAATCGTCGCGTACCGCGATCTGGACGAAGAAGATCCGGCTGAAATCGAAGCGTCGAAGTTCGACCTCGCGTACATCTCGCTCGACGGCAACATCGGCTGCCTCGTGAACGGCGCGGGCCTCGCGATGGCGACGATGGACACGATCAAGCTGTTCGGCGGCGAGCCGGCGAACTTCCTGGACGTCGGCGGCGGCGCGACCACCGAGAAGGTCACGGAAGCGTTCAAGCTGATGCTGAAGAACCCGGACCTGAAGGCGATCCTCGTCAACATCTTCGGCGGCATCATGCGCTGCGACGTGATCGCGGAAGGCGTGATCGCCGGTTCGAAGGCCGTGAACCTGAACGTGCCGCTCGTCGTGCGCATGAAGGGCACGAACGAAGACCTCGGCAAGAAGATGCTGGCCGATTCGGGCCTGCCGATCATCTCGGCGGACAGCATGGAAGAAGCCGCGCAGAAGGTCGTCGCGGCTGCCGAAGGCAAGTAACGCTATCGTCCGTCGAATACGCATGGCGGCGCGGCTGACACGCGACGCCAATCGAACAGAGGTCAAAATACATGTCGATTCTGATCAACAAGGACACGAAGGTCATCACGCAGGGCATTACCGGCAAAACCGGTCAGTTCCACACGCGCGCCTGCCGTGAATATGCAAACGGCCGCGAAGCATTCGTCGCGGGCGTGAACCCGAAGAAGGCCGGCGAAGATTTCGAAGGCATTCCGATCTACGCAAGCGTCAAGGAAGCGAAGGCAGAAACCGGCGCGACCGTGTCGGTCATCTACGTTCCGCCGGCAGGCGCAGCGGCTGCGATCTGGGAAGCGGTCGAAGCCGACCTGGATCTCGCGATCTGCATCACGGAAGGCATCCCTGTGCGCGACATGATCGAAGTGAAGGACCGCATGCGTCGCGAAGGCCGCAAGACGCTGCTGCTCGGGCCGAACTGCCCGGGCACGATCACGCCGGACGAACTGAAGATCGGCATCATGCCGGGTCACATCCACCGCAAGGGCCGCATCGGCGTCGTGTCGCGTTCGGGCACGCTGACGTATGAAGCCGTTGCGCAGCTGACGGCGCTGGGCCTCGGCCAGTCGTCGGCAGTCGGCATCGGCGGCGACCCGATCAACGGTCTGAAGCACATCGACGTCATGAAGATGTTCAACGACGATCCGGATACGGATGCGGTCGTGATGATCGGCGAGATCGGCGGTCCGGACGAAGCGAACGCCGCGCAGTGGATCAAGGACAACATGAAGAAGCCGGTCGTCGGCTTCATCGCGGGCGTCACGGCGCCTCCGGGCAAGCGCATGGGCCACGCCGGCGCGCTGATCTCGGGCGGTGCGGACACGGCCGAAGCGAAGCTGGAAATCATGGAAGCGTGCGGCATCACGGTCACGCGCAACCCGTCGGAAATGGGCCGCCTGCTGAAGAAGGCGCTGTAAATTCCGCGTGGGTCCGTCCTGCAGAAAACGCCGGCCCAGCCGGCGTTTTTTGTTACTCTCGCAAAATGTTCCCGTAAGGCTGCGCGCGCATCGTGCGGCCGGCGGCGAACCCGCGTGCGCCCGCGCCCGGCAGACTGTCCACCCCGCGTCCGTCCATGCTCGAATTCCTGTCCACGCTCCACTGGGGCGCCGTGTTCCAGATCGTCGTCATCGATATCCTGCTCGGCGGCGACAACGCGGTCGTGATCGCGCTCGCGTGCCGCAACCTGCCGGCGAACCAGCGCCTGCGCGGCGTCGTCTGGGGCACCGCCGGCGCGATCCTGCTGCGGATCGTGCTGATCGCGTTCGCGGTCGCGCTGCTCGACGTGCCGTTCCTGAAGTTCGCGGGCGGCGTGCTGCTGCTGTGGATCGGCATCAAGCTGATGGCGCCTGCCGCCGACGCGCACGACGACATCAAGCCGGCCGACAAGCTGTGGGCGGCCGTGAAGACGATCGTGATCGCCGACGCGGTGATGAGCCTCGACAACGTGATCGCGATCGCCGGCGCGGCGGAGCGGGCCGACCCGTCGCACCGGCTCGCGCTCGTGATCTTCGGGCTCGTCGTCAGCGTGCCGATCATCGTGTGGGGCAGCACGCTGGTGCTGAAGATGCTCGACCGCTTTCCGATCATCGTCACTTTCGGCGCGGGGCTGCTCGGCTGGATCGCCGGCGGGCTGATGGTGAACGACCCGGCCGGCGACCGCTGGCCGCTGCTCGACACGCCGGCGGCGATCCATGGCGCGAGCATCGCCGGCGCGCTGATCGTCGTCGCCGCCGGCTTCCTGCTGCGGCGCCGCCGCGGCGTCCCGCAAGCGCATTGACGGTTGGCCGTCCGGCCGACTGCCGGCCGCACGGCCCGCTGGCTACGATCGAAACGCCTGCCTGGATCGGCAGGCGTTTTTCGTTTCCGGAGCCTGTCATGTTCGAAGCCTTTTCCGTTTCGCTGTTCCGCCGTCTCGTCGTCGACCTGCGTCGGGCGCGCCGGCGTCCCGCCGGTTTCACGCTGATCGAGCTGATGATCGTGCTGGCGATCGTCGGCGTCGTCGCCGCCTATGCGATTCCCGCCTACCAGGATTACCTCGCGCGTTCGCGGGTCGGCGAGGGGCTTGCGCTCGCGTCGTCCGCGCGGCTTGCGGTCGCCGACAACGCGGCGAGCGGCGCGGGCCTCGCCGGCGGCTACAGCCCGCCGGCCGCGACCCGCAACGTCGAGTCGGTCCGGATCGACGACGAGACGGGCCAGATCTCGGTCGTCTTTACCGCCCGCGTCGCAGCGGGCGATGCGAACACGCTGGTGCTGGTGCCGTCCGCGCCCGACAAGGCGGAGGCGCCGACCGCGCGCGTGGCGCTCAGGAAGGGCGCGATGCAGGCGGGCGCGATCGCGTGGGAGTGCTTCGCCGCGGGCAAGCAGGCGTCGTCGCTGCCCGCGCCGGGTGCTGGGCCGCTGCCGGCCGAAGCCGCGACGCTGCCGGCGAAGTATGCGCCGGCCGAATGCCGCGCGTAGCGGGCGGGCAGGGCGGTGATCGCCGGATCGATGCGGCCGGCCATGCATCCGGCGTGACGGCTCCGCACAGAGCGGGGAAAGTTTTGTATAGTGCGCCGGTTGCTGATATCCGGTTTGCTCATGCCCTCTTCCTTTTCCCGCTCGTTGCCGCTCGTCGCGCTGGCGGTCGCCCTGATCGTGCCGTACGCGATCACGAATCACACGTATCCGATTCCGACCTTCTATTCCGAGTTTTCCGCGCTGGCGCTGTATCTGCTGCTGGGCGCGTCCGTGATCCTGCTCGTGCGGACGAGCCGGCCGGCCACGCCGTTTGCGGCGCCGGCCGCGTTCGCCGCGCCGCTCGGCTTCGCGGCCGTGCTCGTCGCGCAGGTCGCGCTGATGCCGCTGCGGGTGCCGTCGATGAACTGGCTGGCCGTCGGCTACCTCGGCGCGGCGCTGGTCGCGATGCAGGCGGGCTACGTGCTCGCGCGCGAGCAGCTCGCGGAAGCGGCGGCGCGGATCATGGCGGGCGCCTTGCTCATCGGCGGCGTGTTCGCCGTGTTCTGCCAGGTCGTGCAGTTGTTCCGGCTCGAGTCGGTGCTGTCGCCGTTCGTCGTCGTGTACAACATTGCGGTCGAGCGCCGGCCGTACGGCAACATGGCGCAGGCGAACCATCTGGCGACCTACATCGCGTTCGCGCTCGCAGGCGCGTTGTATCTGGTGCAGACGCGCCGGCTCGCCGTGTGGGCGTGGCTGTTGCTGTCGGTCGTGCTGTCGGGCGGGCTCGCGCTCACCGTGTCGCGCGGGCCGTGGCTGCAGGTCGCGGTGATGGTGGTCGCCGGCTTCTGGATGGCGTGGGCCGAATCGCGCGGCAAGCCGGGCGCGCCGGCCAACGTGCGCGCGCGCGCGTGGCTGATGCCCGTGCTGCTCGCCGCCGTGTTCGTCGCGGTGAACGGCGCGGTGCGCTGGGCGAACCTGCACTATCACCTGAATCTCGCGG harbors:
- the recX gene encoding recombination regulator RecX yields the protein MAGRRGQAGEPEASDTSDVTGRSGRRAASSGTDRRSAGSRAAHRTETRASDDALVSFEVTAPDDPFEHDESFDAHDRSRRRVSGIGILGARAADAAAPVTEDVYTRSSQHPRRTRRASGGAAGEPSATAERKSSKPPRSLKGRALGYLSRREYSRAELARKLAPYAGEDESVEPVLDALEQEGWLSDARFAESLVHRRASRVGAARIVNELKRHAVGDTLVEEVGAQLRETEWARAQAVWRKKFGALPQTPAERAKQARFLAARGFSSATIVKLLKCGDEMFGDD
- a CDS encoding DUF2889 domain-containing protein, whose protein sequence is MPLSEPVPRQLRHRRAIRAEAYERGDGLWDIEACLTDHKPRDVALASGIRPQGLPIHELWLRVTIDRDLNVVDAEASSEWVPYPGHCQSAAPAYRALVGLNLFRNFRRNANRLLAGVAGCSHLTELCAVLPTAAIQAFAGDVWNVREEGGEAPDHDGAHDDAPFQLGRCRALRFDGEVVRQYYPRWYGASRPEGGTKE
- the sucC gene encoding ADP-forming succinate--CoA ligase subunit beta, which translates into the protein MKIHEYQGKEILRKFGVAVPRGKPAFSVDEAVKVAEELGGPVWVVKAQIHAGGRGKGGGVKVAKSIEQVREYANQILGMQLVTHQTGPEGQKVNRLMIEEGADIKQELYVSLVVDRISQKIVLMGSSEGGMDIEEVAEKHPELIHKVIVEPSTGLLDAQADDLAAKIGVPAASIPQARAILQGLYKAFWETDASLAEINPLNVSGDGKVIALDAKFNFDSNALFRHPEIVAYRDLDEEDPAEIEASKFDLAYISLDGNIGCLVNGAGLAMATMDTIKLFGGEPANFLDVGGGATTEKVTEAFKLMLKNPDLKAILVNIFGGIMRCDVIAEGVIAGSKAVNLNVPLVVRMKGTNEDLGKKMLADSGLPIISADSMEEAAQKVVAAAEGK
- the sucD gene encoding succinate--CoA ligase subunit alpha; translated protein: MSILINKDTKVITQGITGKTGQFHTRACREYANGREAFVAGVNPKKAGEDFEGIPIYASVKEAKAETGATVSVIYVPPAGAAAAIWEAVEADLDLAICITEGIPVRDMIEVKDRMRREGRKTLLLGPNCPGTITPDELKIGIMPGHIHRKGRIGVVSRSGTLTYEAVAQLTALGLGQSSAVGIGGDPINGLKHIDVMKMFNDDPDTDAVVMIGEIGGPDEANAAQWIKDNMKKPVVGFIAGVTAPPGKRMGHAGALISGGADTAEAKLEIMEACGITVTRNPSEMGRLLKKAL
- a CDS encoding TerC family protein, whose amino-acid sequence is MLEFLSTLHWGAVFQIVVIDILLGGDNAVVIALACRNLPANQRLRGVVWGTAGAILLRIVLIAFAVALLDVPFLKFAGGVLLLWIGIKLMAPAADAHDDIKPADKLWAAVKTIVIADAVMSLDNVIAIAGAAERADPSHRLALVIFGLVVSVPIIVWGSTLVLKMLDRFPIIVTFGAGLLGWIAGGLMVNDPAGDRWPLLDTPAAIHGASIAGALIVVAAGFLLRRRRGVPQAH
- a CDS encoding pilin encodes the protein MFEAFSVSLFRRLVVDLRRARRRPAGFTLIELMIVLAIVGVVAAYAIPAYQDYLARSRVGEGLALASSARLAVADNAASGAGLAGGYSPPAATRNVESVRIDDETGQISVVFTARVAAGDANTLVLVPSAPDKAEAPTARVALRKGAMQAGAIAWECFAAGKQASSLPAPGAGPLPAEAATLPAKYAPAECRA